A single region of the Fusarium fujikuroi IMI 58289 draft genome, chromosome FFUJ_chr05 genome encodes:
- a CDS encoding probable Fe-S cluster assembly protein DRE2, producing MAPATLMIDPSDDFVMPVTKSVQSSPPKRTLLLAPPSLASNSDALTSVLADYDRSFTDLQMLDRLSLGLVTLPPSTYDLVLVLSDASSMLGESLALMNRTVLGPLAESLKPSGRLQSQDGNSLEESTLSKEAVLAGLISSRGGFEKPDYGENDGAITLKFGKKKSQPGPLADGSVPLNLKRKPTEAKPKPAVPAGVGFIDLEDDLEDDDLIDEDTLMTEADLARPISIPAECQPKAGKRRRACKDCTCGLAERLAAEDADKRATADKKLESIKLATDDLAEIDFTVQGKVGSCGNCSLGDAFRCDGCPYIGLPPFKPGEEVRLLNNDVQL from the exons ATGGCGCCCGCGACCCTCATGATCGATCCCAGTGACGACTTCGTCATGCCTGTCACGAAGTCTGTCCAATCCTCGCCACCCAAGCGAACCCTTCTTTTGGCACCTCCTTCTCTTGCCTCCAATTCCGACGCCCTCACATCTGTCCTCGCCGATTATGATCGCTCCTTCACAGATCTTCAGATGCTTGACCGCCTCTCCTTGGGATTGGTCACATTACCTCCTTCCACCTACGACCTCGTCTTGGTCCTATCCGATGCCTCTTCTATGCTGGGCGAATCCCTCGCCTTAATGAACCGAACTGTCCTTGGTCCTCTCGCCGAGTCCCTCAAGCCTAGCGGTCGCCTACAGTCTCAAGATGGCAACAGCCTGGAGGAGTCCACTTTGTCAAAGGAAGCGGTTTTGGCCGGGTTGATATCATCGCGGGGTGGTTTTGAGAAACCCGATTACGGTGAGAATGACGGAGCCATTACTCTGAAGTTTGGCAAGAAGAAATCCCAGCCCGGTCCTCTCGCAGATGGCTCTGTTCCTCTGAACCTGAAGAGGAAGCCTACTGAGGCGAAACCGAAACCAGCGGTCCCTGCCGGCGTCGGCTTCATCGATCTTGAAGACGACCTTGAGGACGACGATCTAATTGATGAGGATACTCTCATGACTGAAGCGGATCTCGCGAGACCTATCAGTATCC CTGCCGAATGTCAACCCAAGGCTGGCAAACGTCGTCGGGCCTGCAAGGACTGCACATGTGGTTTGGCCGAACGTCTTGCTGCCGAAGACGCCGACAAACGCGCAACCGCTGACAAGAAACTCGAGAGCATTAAGCTGGCAACGGACGACCTAGCTGAGATCGACTTCACCGTGCAAGGTAAGGTCGGCTCATGCGGCAACTGTTCTCTTGGCGACGCTTTCCGTTGTGACGGATGTCCTTATATTGGCCTTCCTCCCTTCAAACCAGGTGAAGAAGTTCGCCTGCTCAATAACGATGTGCAACTCTAA